From a region of the Mytilus galloprovincialis chromosome 3, xbMytGall1.hap1.1, whole genome shotgun sequence genome:
- the LOC143069829 gene encoding LOW QUALITY PROTEIN: uncharacterized protein LOC143069829 (The sequence of the model RefSeq protein was modified relative to this genomic sequence to represent the inferred CDS: deleted 1 base in 1 codon) has protein sequence MGAVGYAYTRAKVVDLGSEYAVHLGMKRKDDKHLSLRWFYGFTAKCCSLCRVCTLYLVLRKKPTTTVMGCGNALGHQIPPYFIFAGKRIRQELLEGATPGADGSVSETGWSNSEIFQSYLETHFIKYVTGMQDKHSLLLYDGHSTHITPDVIDWALRKKIILYVLPPHTSHVLQPMDVGCFGPFARIYSSECHKFQRTNSSVINK, from the exons ATGGGTGCAGTAGGTTATGCTTACACTAGAGCTAAAGTGGTGGATCTTGGATCCGAGTATGCTGTCCACTTGGGTATGAAAAGAAAAGATGACAAGCATCTTTCTCTGAGATGGTTTTACGGCTTCACGG CCAAATGTTGTAGCCTCTGCAGAGTATGTACCCTCTACCTTGTCCTCAGAAAAAAGCCAACAACAACGGTAATGGGATGTGGTAACGCCTTAGGACATCAAATTCCACCTTATTTCATTTTCGCTGGTAAACGTATAAGACAGGAGTTGTTAGAAGGGGCCACACCTGGTGCTGATGGGTCTGTCAGTGAAACTGGATGGTCCAATTCAGAGATTTTTCAGTCATATCTGGAAACTCATTTCATCAAATATGTAACTGGAATGCAGGACAAACATAGTCTTCTTCTCTATGATGGTCACAGTACACACATAACACCAGATGTAATTGATTGGGca ttgagaaaaaaaattatcttgtATGTTTTGCCTCCTCATACTAGCCATGTTCTTCAGCCCATGGATGTTGGTTGTTTTGGGCCCTTTGCAAGAATATACAGTTCCGAATGTCACAAATTCCAACGCACCAATTCATCTGTAATTAACAAGTAG